A region of the Bacteroidota bacterium genome:
GGGTCAGATTGTATGTATGACGGTTCCGACCTCGTTCTTCGTAGCTGATGCACCGATACCCTCCAAAGGATACTTGAAAAGAAGTACATCGACTGGCAACGGTGATTTGTTTTCATTTTCCGAGACAAACGAATTTTTCTTTCCCCTTGGCTACAATATTTGGTCTGCAAGGCCAGGGTCACTCTACGGTGACTTTTGCCCCGAAATTGGCCGAACTGAATACATGCACAATTTTCTCACTTCCATGAGCAAGTTGAAGTCAAGCAAAGGAAACTTCTTCCGATTAGGATGTGACGCCACGCATTTCAACATTGAATGGGAAGATCTCGGAAACTATTTTACGAGAATGGGGGCTGCCGATGACCTCGATTCCATAGTAGAGAATGCGGAAGCCAATGAACTTTATTTCATTATGACACTCTTTTCCCATCATGACTTTCAAAGGGCATACAATGAATTTGGAGGTGGCTGTCAGCTTACTGGGAAATACGATCATGGAAAGGAATACGGGCGAAATGAGGTCTTGGAAAGAGGGAATAACCGATCCGGAGGATTTGGACCTCAGGCACATTGGTATTCCAACCCGTATTACACCGAAGGTGATAATAGCACGCCCTCCGATGACTATGCTATCACACCATACGACATGTTCGTGCCCGTGGGAGGGACTGGGTACAATGCCAATATTTACAAATACATGCGCAATAAGATTCAATATTATGTTGCAAGATGGGGCTATTCAACGTCCATCGCAGCATGGGAACTCATGGATGAAATACAGCAGACGTTTGCAAATCATACGATTAGTGTTCCCGCCTCCGTTGCGACCCCGATTGGAAGTCAATGGGCCGATTATTTCCTGAGTGGTTCAGGCCAGGTCTCCTACTACGGTGGCAATGAAAGGCCAACGGTACCTGGATACCGCTACAAATTGGGAGCACCAAGCAATGAAATACAGATCAATGCGATGGAAACGCAGTTGAACGTTACCGAATGGCTAAGAGAGATGGCTGACTTCATTCGTGGTCATGCAAATGGGCAGCTTGACGATCCACACTTACTGTCAGCTAGTCAGGCAGGAGACATTAACAAAACGATACGAATCAGCACCGAAACCGCTCATTACCTCTCCAAATTTTCCGAACTTGTCGATGTTGATCAACTGGATATTCTACAAGTACATTCTTATACCTCGCGATTTGACCAGAATATAGAGGTAAGACCAAAACAAGTAAACCAATTCCGCACAAAAACCACCGCGAACCCAAGAATTTTCCTGTTTGGGGAAATGGGGATGCCTGAAGGGATGGAGAAAGTTACACCAATTGATTTTCACAACGCACTTTGGTCCACGACCTTCATGGGGGGAGCAGGGCCAGGATTGTCATGGTATTGGAACTTTATCGATGGCACGTACAATTACCATTCCGTTTCTTTGGAACTTGGTGCCACCTTTCCAAATAATCAAACCAATACACTGCTGAAGCAAAATACAGGACAGACCCCCTATCTTTCTATCAGTCCGCCCTCAGCCTGTAAACCAGGAATCACCAAATTGGGTGAAAACGGTGGCAGTGCCTCGATAGATGCCTTGGCTAGATACATGGAAGGGCGTGACCTGAGACAGTTCGTCAGTTTTGAAGTTAAAACCTACTCGGCGAGCGATCCCGATTTGCAAAATGGTTTTCAAAACAACCAGATATTCGAGAACTACAATATGCGAACTGACTTTAACAGGGACATCCTAGGATGGCTGCACAACCGCACCTTTTGGTCATTGGGGCTGCGCCCCAACGGTGGCGTTACCAAAGACTATTTGGATGATTTCTACGGCACAGATGACCTGAGGGCTAGTTGGGACGGCTCTTGCAATCCAAATTACAGTACATGTACGATTCCAGCTGGCGGGAGTACTACGTATTACCAAACCAAACGCTGCGATAATATCCCAAGTTACCAAACGAGAGGTGCTAGCACAATGGAGTTAAGTGTCCCTAAGGCAGACTACTTTGATACCGGTGATATTTGCGGCTGTGCAAATGGAACAAAATTTCGGGTATATCCTGACGACTTTTTTGATGCGACAGTGATTGAAGCGCCGATTCTCACGGTGGAGGGGCTTAACCCTAGTCATGCCTATGACGTCCACATTTTCCCGACACGTAACGGATTCGATTTTCCATTTGATGCCCAAAACCTGCCGCCCGGGGGATGGCAACTTGGCACAAATCAAAGCCTAGTT
Encoded here:
- a CDS encoding T9SS type A sorting domain-containing protein, which codes for MIELAHPQCITLPGNALGTYSIPASTTFDAIAGGKIDLLPGFLADRSMPGSKPVTIRTASCAGYAVSHLLSTTIVPWTAHKLKKFELAVDLPLDIREQIYLFLDQNTTRRAFAKLNIPPTNTTEQLNPFDPSDIEVKATFTHSSGTVLTRYAFFCPKVKTAQYDPNLTSSYTCNGTSQVSITPNTLYEALMVDEFKHDDVFLYKNRAASKCSEYIAGTGSPSIRKDVWDVDVATSSLFKVRFAPTMIGTWTVGIQFKVKGQIVCMTVPTSFFVADAPIPSKGYLKRSTSTGNGDLFSFSETNEFFFPLGYNIWSARPGSLYGDFCPEIGRTEYMHNFLTSMSKLKSSKGNFFRLGCDATHFNIEWEDLGNYFTRMGAADDLDSIVENAEANELYFIMTLFSHHDFQRAYNEFGGGCQLTGKYDHGKEYGRNEVLERGNNRSGGFGPQAHWYSNPYYTEGDNSTPSDDYAITPYDMFVPVGGTGYNANIYKYMRNKIQYYVARWGYSTSIAAWELMDEIQQTFANHTISVPASVATPIGSQWADYFLSGSGQVSYYGGNERPTVPGYRYKLGAPSNEIQINAMETQLNVTEWLREMADFIRGHANGQLDDPHLLSASQAGDINKTIRISTETAHYLSKFSELVDVDQLDILQVHSYTSRFDQNIEVRPKQVNQFRTKTTANPRIFLFGEMGMPEGMEKVTPIDFHNALWSTTFMGGAGPGLSWYWNFIDGTYNYHSVSLELGATFPNNQTNTLLKQNTGQTPYLSISPPSACKPGITKLGENGGSASIDALARYMEGRDLRQFVSFEVKTYSASDPDLQNGFQNNQIFENYNMRTDFNRDILGWLHNRTFWSLGLRPNGGVTKDYLDDFYGTDDLRASWDGSCNPNYSTCTIPAGGSTTYYQTKRCDNIPSYQTRGASTMELSVPKADYFDTGDICGCANGTKFRVYPDDFFDATVIEAPILTVEGLNPSHAYDVHIFPTRNGFDFPFDAQNLPPGGWQLGTNQSLVYPFYPVSQNGTLNVPLPFPINYDHPDIAYHLVNQILTGNGKSAAVQQQEDPLANITMAIVPNPTRESVVVSLIGENCTNGTIEIADPMGKVVMQIPIEKDSIQLDVSALSAGIYSVTFKSNICRIHRKLVIQ